Proteins encoded together in one Amblyomma americanum isolate KBUSLIRL-KWMA chromosome 1, ASM5285725v1, whole genome shotgun sequence window:
- the LOC144115795 gene encoding uncharacterized protein LOC144115795, producing MRGYHHHQYATTFVSHPRPAFLPPDRPSRSARFCCQRYVGAVVRSSSFGVVRVIAMFAYVRFRDDDMKTVLPISRFRSFQPKGLKDFATNKWYEVFWEDNEQSGYYQAQIVRLFDTKEEAERQKRIPVPPRPSDTETEETTPSSDDYLREVMRKAAAEKKKKNNSQRILREKQLQQLMENEPDEQAHELEQLRRENKDLRERLKTMEKALCSKIFDAEQLMSRHCSCKQKRPEIRTSERVPAKGAVERMPALSAPPGPEKVPPAAPEAKPADPPARESQRPVAVLAPPQPSLGHNPATPEECAADQLEGLPFQATGSKVFLGHGVSLTREGFNHLMSRQKDSVFVREACVQIFSTAGLVGKSITGNMCNRTKADPKPPLDQQKYAALSAFFQHYLEARYEADEARRRHRSLNKIVAGKLADVMKMQRRDV from the exons ATGCgtggctatcatcatcatcagtacgCCACCACGTTTGTTAGCCACCCGAGGCCTGCCTTCCTTCCGCCTGACCGCCCAAGCCGCAGTGCACGTTTCTGTTGTCAGCGCTACGTGGGTGCAGTCGTTAGATCTAGTTCATTTGGTGTAGTGCGTGTTATCGCGATGTTCGCGTACGTAAGATTTCGTGACGACGACATGAAGACTGTTCTTCCGATCAGTCGGTTCCGCAGCTTCCAGCCGAAAGGCCTGAAAGACTTCGCTACAAACAAGTGGTACGAGGTCTTCTGGGAAGATAATGAGCAAAGCGGTTATTACCAAGCCCAGATCGTGCGACTGTTTG ACACAAAAGAAGAGGCCGAGCGCCAGAAACGGATTCCGGTGCCGCCGAGGCCGTCGGATACAGAGACGGAAGAAACGACGCCGTCGAGTGATGATTATTTGCGCGAG GTGATGAGGAAAGCTGCAgctgagaagaaaaagaagaataatTCTCAGCGGATATTGCGAGAAAAGCAGTTGCAGCAGCTCATGGAAAATGAGCCTGACGAGCAGGCACATGAGTTGGAGCAGCTCAGGCGCGAAAATAAAGACCTTCGTGAAAGGCTCAAGACGATGGAGAAAGCGCTATGCTCTAAAATTTTTGATGCAG AACAACTGATGAGCAGGCATTGCTCCTGCAAGCAAAAAAGGCCAGAAATTCGTACATCTGAAAGGGTGCCCGCAAAGGGTGCCGTCGAAAGGATGCCCGCATTATCTGCACCACCTGGACCAGAGAAAGTGCCCCCAGCTGCACCAGAGGCCAAACCTGCTGACCCGCCTGCAAGGGAGTCACAAAGGCCTGTGGCAGTGCTGGCCCCACCTCAGCCATCACTAGGCCACAATCCAGCCACACCAGAGGAGTGTGCAGCTGACCAGCTTGAAGGGTTGCCATTTCAAGCGACTGGCAGCAAG GTGTTCTTGGGGCATGGAGTGTCGTTGACCAGAGAAGGTTTCAACCATTTGATGTCGAGGCAAAAAGATTCGGTTTTTGTTCGCGAGGCCTGCGTTCAAATATTCTCCACTGCAGGCCTTGTGGGCAAAAGCATCACAGGGAACATGTGCAACAGGACAAAGGCAGACCCCAAACCCCCCTTGGACCAGCAGAAATATGCTGCACTCAGTG CATTCTTCCAGCACTATCTGGAAGCAAGGTATGAAGCCGACGAAGCCAGGCGGCGGCATCGTAGCCTGAACAAGATTGTGGCGGGCAAGCTTGCCGACGTCATGAAAATGCAGAGGCGAGATGTTTAA
- the LOC144115796 gene encoding uncharacterized protein LOC144115796, with amino-acid sequence MIAARKVMDEMQSTRRAKKRKRYLEPGEEYAVPRTTLLYQKRRDEERQPPATVPNIFPKTGIQNHSPPTANPVIDQQSSEIATPYASVSDLREQQNCREDHEVHINDDCYRKPDEESIYADSCSANEDNVHSCSAGEDDFSDDRCRNADQENSDSCHSADEDDVADHCNRNADEDNTHSCRSADDGDSDREFSDFFSIERLPNSDVTVRDAMFILMAYTSSSGLNWVDMEKLVGVINLFLGKPILPTSQYLLRKVWKRWEADMVKRHYFCEECGAIIPNPEKREFLCPSCNTSNSAQNFFATVSIEKQLEVMLTNDTVAQTLLTSLKKKRATASDPGPSENKVIRDITDGKLYQRQMGKAAWSDVSLTFNTDGARAFKCSKSSLWPIQAVVNELPVPLRWKHVLLCGLYFGKSHPNMASFLEVFTETVRRAVNWECDGEKYSSNMKFTCCCVDAPARAAVLNIKQFNGYYGCSYCHHKGVLVNRSVKYPVADDGGHPEPRTNRSVRSDMKSSLISGEPSRGVKGFSPLARLPDFDLVWGVCPDYMHCVLEGVTRQLADTWFGCVQSASYIGVPATLSQVNTRLLSIKPPQWFSRLPRSIGERALWKASEWKWWLLFYSVPCLEGILPEEYLHHFCSLVAAVYILLKDEMTKEDIHEAMDKLSCFVLSMEELYGREAMTFNVHQLLHLPKSVLELGPLWSHSAFVFESGNGMLLKLISDANGVPLQILERFAMRLQITKLANTLNPTSQVQAVYDTLMPSSCAGKSSTEKPLGRGTLLNEMDEQVRCAVQEKLGQVLPLMKFKRMDVHGQRLHVEGYRRAKKTRNCIFRCVQGKYYILESVFQLPDSTCLLLCTCLASESYRDLPHIHKCAKTSKKVVLAADKVSSVSVAMDVGRVCYVGDMPNLFEKD; translated from the exons ATGATCGCTGCAAGGAAGGTTATGGATGAAATGCAAAGCACACGGcgagcgaagaaaagaaaaaggtatttAGAACCGGGCGAAGAATACGCTGTGCCAAGGACAACGTTGCTCTACCAAAAGAGGCGTGATGAAGAACGTCAACCTCCTGCAACGGTACCGAACATTTTTCCGAAAACGGGCATCCAAAACCACTCGCCTCCAACTGCTAATCCCGTCATTGATCAGCAGTCTTCAGAAATCGCAACTCCATATGCCTCTGTCAGTGATCTTCGAGAGCAACAAAACTGCCGCGAAGATCACGAAGTCCACATCAACGACGATTGCTACAGAAAACCGGATGAAGAGAGCATTTACGCGGACAGTTGTTCTGCGAACGAAGACAACGTGCACAGTTGTTCTGCGGGCGAAGACGACTTCAGCGATGATCGCTGCAGAAATGCGGACCAAGAAAACTCTGATAGTTGCCACTCTGCGGACGAAGACGATGTCGCTGACCATTGTAACAGAAACGCGGACGAAGACAACACGCACAGTTGCCGTTCTGCGGACGACGGCGACAGTGATAGAGAGTTCAGTGATTTTTTTTCCATTGAGCGTCTGCCGAACTCAGACGTAACAGTTAGAGACGCCATGTTCATTTTGATGGCGTACACATCATCATCTGGGTTAAACTGGGTCGACATGGAGAAGCTTGTGGGGGTGATAAACCTCTTTCTGGGGAAACCAATCCTACCCACTTCTCAGTATTTATTGAGGAAAGTGTGGAAGCGCTGGGAGGCGGACATGGTAAAACGACACTACTTTTGCGAAGAATGTGGGGCAATTATTCCCAATCCCGAGAAGCGCGAATTTTTATGTCCCAGCTGCAACACATCAAACTCGGCGCAAAATTTCTTCGCCACTGTAAGCATTGAAAAGCAGCTCGAGGTGATGCTCACAAATGACACTGTGGCCCAGACCCTGCTGACATCATTAAAAAAGAAACGGGCCACTGCATCTGATCCTGGTCCATCAGAAAACAAGGTTATTAGAGACATAACGGATGGGAAGCTCTACCAGCGGCAGATGGGGAAGGCTGCATGGTCTGATGTATCGCTTACATTCAACACGGATGGAGCTAGAGCATTCAAATGCAGTAAATCATCACTGTGGCCCATCCAAGCCGTAGTAAATGAGCTACCAGTACCACTTCGCTGGAAACATGTACTCTTGTGTGGCCTCTATTTTGGCAAAAGCCACCCAAACATGGCGTCCTTCCTGGAAGTTTTCACAGAAACTGTGCGTAGAGCAGTGAATTGGGAATGTGACGGGGAAAAGTATTCATCAAATATGAAGTTTACCTGCTGCTGTGTAGATGCTCCGGCACGAGCAGCTGTACTAAATATCAAGCAGTTCAACGGCTACTACGGATGCAGCTACTGTCATCATAAAGGTGTTCTTGTGAACC GGTCTGTGAAGTACCCAGTGGCAGATGATGGGGGTCATCCTGAGCCAAGGACAAACAGAAGTGTGAGGAGTGATATGAAATCATCACTGATATCTGGAGAGCCATCACGTGGTGTGAAGGGCTTTTCACCACTAGCCCGCCTACCTGACTTTGACCTTGTCTGGGGAGTCTGCCCGGATTACATGCATTGTGTGCTGGAAGGCGTGACAAGGCAGCTTGCAGACACGTGGTTTGGCTGTGTCCAGTCTGCTTCATACATTGGAGTTCCTGCCACACTCAGTCAAGTCAACACAAGGCTATTGAGCATAAAGCCCCCTCAGTGGTTTTCAAGGCTGCCACGTAGCATTGGGGAAAGAGCGCTATGGAAAGCAAGTGAGTGGAAATGGTGGCttctgttttattctgttccctGTCTAGAAGGCATCTTGCCAGAGGAGTATTTGCACCATTTCTGTTCGCTCGTGGCAGCGGTCTACATCCTGCTCAAGGACGAAATGACGAAGGAGGACATCCATGAAGCTATGGATAAACTATCATGCTTTGTGCTTAGTATGGAGGAGTTGTATGGTCGTGAGGCAATGACTTTCAACGTGCATCAACTCCTGCATCTGCCAAAGAGCGTGTTGGAGCTTGGGCCGCTGTGGTCGCACTCGGCCTTTGTTTTTGAGTCCGGAAATGGCATGCTTCTCAAGCTCATTAGCGATGCTAATGGTGTACCACTGCAAATCCTTGAGCGGTTTGCCATGAGACTCCAAATAACAAAGCTGGCAAATACTCTCAATCCAACATCTCAAGTGCAAGCTGTGTACGACACGTTAATGCCTTCCTCATGTGCAGGCAAAAGCTCCACTGAAAAGCCACTGGGAAGAGGCACTCTGTTAAATGAAATGGATGAGCAGGTGCGCTGTGCTGTCCAGGAGAAGCTTGGACAGGTTCTTCCATTAATGAAATTTAAACGCATGGATGTTCATGGACAACGTCTTCATGTAGAAGGTTACAggcgcgcaaaaaagacacggaacTGTATATTCAGATGTGTGCAGGGAAAGTACTACATTCTGGAGAGTGTATTTCAGTTGCCGGACAGCACTTGTTTGTTGTTGTGTACATGCCTGGCTTCTGAAAGTTATAGGGATCTGCCACATATCCACAAATGTGCCAAAACTTCCAAGAAGGTAGTGCTGGCTGCTGACAAGGTTAGCAGTGTTTCAGTCGCCATGGATGTTGGCCGTGTGTGTTATGTTGGAGACATGCCAAATTTATTTGAGAAGGACTGA